In Micropterus dolomieu isolate WLL.071019.BEF.003 ecotype Adirondacks linkage group LG01, ASM2129224v1, whole genome shotgun sequence, the sequence TCCCAGCAGCCAAGCTCAGCAATAtgtccccagagaagaaggttTTCTCTAGCCAGACAGGACTCCCCAGCCCCTTAGATCCTATAGCCAAGACCCACGAGACAACTGAGGCCTTGGGTCACAATCAGGTGCCAAACTCCACTCTACAGCCCCAGGCCAAGACCTCCCTCATGCCTGTGTTGGGAACCCTCCAGAAACCACCTGGCAAGAAgagggggagaaaaagaaagacaatggAAGACATCTTGGCATTTGAGGCCAGAAAGAAGAGGTCCTTGTCTTTCTTCCGTAGAAGGATCCCAGAGAAACCGCCAGCAGTTGTTCCAGGCTCCAAACAAAAGGAAGTTGATATTTCAAAGAAGTACCGCAGCATCCGACCCAAGCCCATGTTGGTTATGGAGACAGTTCCCCAACTGGTTAGTTTGCCTGCAATTACCCCAGATGGCCAAGAACAGGAGCTCGTACTTGGTCATCAGCTCCCCACCACTACCACAACCAAGACCCTGGACTGTCCACCCCAACCAGCCCCAGTAACCCTCCACCTGAGAGGTGCCTCCCATCAAAGAGTGTTCATAGGCAGCCGTCCACTCCACCGTTGCCCCACCTGCAGCCGCTGTTTCCAATTCAAGCATCACCTCCAGAGTCACATGAACAGTCACACCAACAGTCGGCCCTACATCTGCCCCGTCTGCCGCAAAGCATACGCTCACTCCGGCAGCCTCAGCACCCACATGAAGCTTCACCACTCTGAGGTACGCCCACGTCGGTCTCTAGGCTGCGAGTTCTGCGAGAAGGCCTTTGGATATGTGGGGGTTTATTTCAGTCATCTGAGAGAGGTCCACAAAGTGGTGCTGACTGTGGAGCCATCCATCAGCCATCATGAGGACGACTTGTCTGTGGAGGGGTGAGACTATTACAGATTAAGATGACTCATGAACAAGTGTACCTTTGTGACATTAACCTTGTAGCAGGTTTTATAAACAGATATTGATTGCTTGCCTGACAATGCAacgttttatattatattaacgTCATAACCTTATTTTTAACCATAacctttaaaacagttttatataAGCGTTATTAATTATATTCTTCCCCAGGGCCAACTCCCCTGAGCCATCAGATGAGCAGGATCGTGAAGACCCAGTGGAGCTGCAGATTAAATGCGGCCGCTGTCAGGCCATCACTCCCACCTTTGCCGACATGAAGATGCACTTGCTGCATGTGCACGGGGAGGAGATCCATGTTCGACTCCACGATGGCCAAGTCTCGCGGGGTGGCCGCGAGGCTGAGAATGAGCTGGTAAAGCATGCTGCCCACTACTGGCGGCAGCTCAATGAGAGGCGCAACCTGGTCAAGTGTGGCAGCTGTGACGAAGAGTTTTTCTCGTTCTCCAAGCTTAAGAGGCACATCATGTCCCACCACCATGGAAGGGAAGGGGAAGACAGTGGGACACTCCCATCACCAGATAGCGGTGGAGGCCTTGGGGTCCTTGCAGCAGGAACTGCCTTTAACTGTGTGCTTTGCAGCGACGTGCTGGACACTAAAGAGGGGGTTATGGGGCACTGGAGGAGTCGCCACCACTGTGAGCAGCCCAGCTTGCTGTGGGACGCCCTGAGCTCGTACTCCGGCCAGGAAGAAGGTGAGGTGGATGGAGATCTGGACACTCCTGCTCCAAGTCCACACTATCCAGCCTAGCCCTTGGATGGTCATGGAGCCCTTCATTGTAACTCCTTCTCATACACACTCAGTCCTAACAATCAGCTGCACAGGGATGGAGTACTCTTATGTCTTTTAGCACTAGTTTCATTTTTCACTACTTGAGGCTTTTGACTTGGTccaaaagaagaataaaaggaaaaagaatATCAAGCCAATGGTGAAAGTGAAGACTTTGTGTTACAATCATAAGAGATATTCTCTCTAGGTCAGAGAATCCACTTTTATAAACAgttatttttcatgttattGCACTGTTGATTTTGGACATTGAAGATTTTGTTTGATGTTATGTATTTAATATCCTGTTTGAGTATTTTTTTCTACtgcttatttaaatgtttaaaaaggtaAAGTAGTACCTAGCTGACCACCATAATACTTACCTCTTGtggtatctagccatgcagataaTTTGGTTTTATGTTACTAAAATTATCAAATCTGCGTGACTAGATACAACTATgggaaagtgagaaaatgtgtgttttatttgggTGCACTAACCctttaaaatattgacaaatgTAAATCGCATAACAAGGACACACTGTCTACTGTCACACTGGCTGGCTTCATCTATTGGCCTTGGATTATTACAGGTTAAAAGAAATGGCTATGTGTGCGCAATCATTTGATGTAATATTGCTCCTGTAatggaaaatcaatattttcagcTGTGACTTGAACTTTCGCCGTCCGATTTAAGGGCAGTATTGGAGTCCTCTGTCAACCTGGACCCATGAAGGAACACTTTCCTAACCAGCACCCAAGTGACATCCTTGTGGCCTTCTGAAAAATCGGTGTTCATGCGTAATGTGGCTTATCGTTAGTGCGGTCCTTTGTAGACCAAGT encodes:
- the znf438 gene encoding zinc finger protein 438; the encoded protein is MKSLQFRSIAPKAPAVVPSPSPAVLSCQPPSALPEATTASSPKSIIVPTQNYALMQIAGQDGTFSLVALPPSVSSQTPQQQTQSIQKNLKLPIPRYQPMRSKGTTDKVKSPPVANRVKTAFKVAVTVQTKSVVSGGMVMKKKEHESKHTKETLVPKEDPSEQVILIDSASSDISVTALLPDNAVLYPGSQLERPTDGSEQPATTGLIQSLQYPPAAVKCSPSKSLEESKTTVRLCQSKPSAAQPQSSITVLSPAIFSKAVQIIPSPPKGKLPILPYSKMKTTLIPAAKLSNMSPEKKVFSSQTGLPSPLDPIAKTHETTEALGHNQVPNSTLQPQAKTSLMPVLGTLQKPPGKKRGRKRKTMEDILAFEARKKRSLSFFRRRIPEKPPAVVPGSKQKEVDISKKYRSIRPKPMLVMETVPQLVSLPAITPDGQEQELVLGHQLPTTTTTKTLDCPPQPAPVTLHLRGASHQRVFIGSRPLHRCPTCSRCFQFKHHLQSHMNSHTNSRPYICPVCRKAYAHSGSLSTHMKLHHSEVRPRRSLGCEFCEKAFGYVGVYFSHLREVHKVVLTVEPSISHHEDDLSVEGANSPEPSDEQDREDPVELQIKCGRCQAITPTFADMKMHLLHVHGEEIHVRLHDGQVSRGGREAENELVKHAAHYWRQLNERRNLVKCGSCDEEFFSFSKLKRHIMSHHHGREGEDSGTLPSPDSGGGLGVLAAGTAFNCVLCSDVLDTKEGVMGHWRSRHHCEQPSLLWDALSSYSGQEEGEVDGDLDTPAPSPHYPA